One window of Papaver somniferum cultivar HN1 chromosome 9, ASM357369v1, whole genome shotgun sequence genomic DNA carries:
- the LOC113308789 gene encoding uncharacterized protein At2g39795, mitochondrial-like, protein MATLSRMMKKAASSVIPLANRTPCRNYASAIFTTPLKTSTAIKTVPSSSHLFRTTSVPTNRHFSALAKKKPDSDDTLLRVIDSEIDDAEEEAGDFEVGEAPSEFPFKIVDNDGAETITLTRNYQGEEIKITVFKPDLSGDYEEGEEEDQDDQEANQGGEEEEEEGGSHPVDMVVTVTKKTGPTLEFDVMVEADEITINNLAVKNPNVLDEDIAYEGPEFSSLDADLQEAFHTYLEVRGIKPSVANFLHDYMVKKEHKEYTAWLKNLKTFIAN, encoded by the exons ATGGCGACTTTGAGCAGAATGATGAAGAAAGCCGCATCTTCAGTAATCCCACTAGCAAACAGAACTCCTTGTAGAAACTACGCCTCTGCAATCTTCACTACCCCATTGAAGACCAGCACCGCCATTAAAACTGTCCCCAGCAGTAGTCATTTATTTAGAACAACTTCAGTTCCAACTAATCGTCACTTCTCTGCTCTAGCTAAGAAGAAACCAGATTCCGATGACACTCTTCTCAGAGTTATTGATTCTGAGATCGATGATGCCGAGGAGGAGGCTGGTGATTTTGAG GTTGGTGAGGCACCAAGTGAGTTTCCATTCAAGATTGTGGATAATGATGGAGCTGAAACTATTACACTGACTAGGAACTATCAAGGTGAGGAGATCAAAATCACTGTGTTCAAACCTGATCTCTCTGGTGATTATGAAGAGGGTGAGGAGGAAGACCAAGACGACCAAGAAGCAAATCAAGGTggtgaggaggaggaagaagaaggtggttctCATCCTGTTGATATGGTTGTAACTGTTACGAAAAAAACCGGTCCAACTTTGGAATTCGATGTTATGGTTGAGGCAGATGAAATTACAATCAACAATTTGGCTGTTAAGAATCCAAATGTTTTGGATGAGGATATTGCTTACGAAGGACCTGAGTTCTC GAGTTTGGATGCGGACCTGCAGGAAGCTTTCCACACATATTTGGAAGTCAGAGGGATTAAACCAAGCGTTGCCAATTTCTTACATGACTACATGGTTAAAAAAGAGCATAAGGAATACACTGCGTGGTTGAAGAACTTGAAGACTTTCATTGCCAACTAG